CAACATAATTTAACCTTGCTTTTTATTCATTAGTATGATAATTTTCGGCTTGTATTGCGGGGTGCGTACATTAAAAATTACCTATGGAGGACGAGATGTTTGAAAAAATTTCTGCATTCCTTGAGAAAGTGGGAGTTCTTTCCAAAGGTGGCGGAGAGGATAAGATTCAACAACGAAAACAAAAAGGATTATTAACTGCCCGTGAAAGAATAGATACATTACTTGATAAAGGTACCTTCAATGAGTTAGACCTTTTTGTTGAGCATCAAGGTCGTGATTTTGGTCTTGACAAACAAAAGCTTGCTGCTGATGGTGTTATTACTGGATTTGGTAAAGTTCATGGTCGTGACGTTTGTGTTTACGCTCAAGATTTTACAGTTCAAGGTGGATCCCTTGGTAAAATGCATGCTGCGAAAATTACAAAAGTTATGGATTTGGCATCAAAAATGGGAGTCCCTGTAGTTGGAATCAATGACTCTGGTGGAGCTAGAATCCAAGAAGGTGTGGATTCTCTTGCTGGATATGGAGAAATTTTTTATAGAAACACTATTAACAGTGGTAAAATTCCTCAAATTTCTGTAATTATGGGTCCTTGTGCTGGTGGAGCTGTATACTCACCGGCTATAACTGATTTTGTATTCATGGTTGATAAAAAATCACAAATGTTTATTACAGGACCAAAGGTTATCGAATCTGTTCTAAACGAGAAAATTGCACCTGAAGAGCTTGGGGGTGCTTTGGTTCACAATAAAAAAACAGGTAATGCACATTTTTTTACTAAAAATGAACAGGAAACCTTTGAGCAAATCAGAAAATTACTACAATTTTTGCCTTCAGCATGGGATAAAGAAATTCCTAAATCTGAACCAAAACCTCCAAAAGCAAATTATGAAATAACAAGAATTGTACCTGAAGATACAAGAAAAGCTTATGACGTAAAAGATCTTATCAAAGCTATTGTTGATAATTCAGACTTTATGGAAGTTCAAGAACTTTTTGCTCAGAATGTTGTGGTAGGATTTGCCAGACTTAATGGTAAAAGTATAGGAATTGTGGCGAATCAACCAAAATATTTAGCTGGTGTACTTGATGTAGATTCTTCCGATAAAGCAGCTAGATTTGTAAGATTTTGTGATGCCTTCAATGTACCACTTCTTACTCTAGTAGATCTACCGGGATATCTTCCAGGTGTTGACCAAGAACATAATGGTGTAATCCGACATGGTGCAAAACTACTTTATGCCTTCTCTGAAGCTTCTGTACCTAAAGTAACTTTAATTGTCCGTAAGGCATACGGAGGTGGATATATTGCGATGTCATCAAAACACTTAAATACCGATTTTGTTTACGCATGGCCAACAGCAGAAGTTGCTGTAATGGGTCCTGAAGGAGCTTGCAATATTATTTTTGCAAAAGAGATTTTGGAATCAGAAAATCCTGAACTTACCAGACAACAGAAGGTTGCTGAGTATAAAGAGAAGTTTTCAAATCCATATAAGCCAGCTTCAAAAGGTTATGTTGATGCTGTAATTCACCCAAATGACACTCGTAAAACTCTCATAAGTGCATTTGAGATTGCAAAAGATAAAAAGCCTTACTACAAAGAACATAAACACGGCTGTATCCCTCTATAGGAGATTATATGACACAAACAGGAATCATTCAAATAGATACAAACGGTGCTAAGTATGAAACTGAGTTCACTGATAATTATCTTGAGAATATTAAATATAAATTACCTGAGCAAGGTCAGCTTAAAGCTGTCATCCCAGGTCTTATTACTGATATCAAAGTGTCTTCTGGCTCTAAATTAAAAAAGGGGAAAACAATTCTTGTTTTAGAAGCTATGAAAATGCTCAATGACATATTTATTGACTTTGATATAATTGTGAAAGATATTTCGGTTTCTGTTGGTGATATTGTTGTTAAAAATCAACTTTTAATCACCTATGAACGAGCCGAATAAAATAGATAAACCATCTAAAACCGGCTTGCTAAGTCGGTTTTTTAATTTAAGGGGGAAATGTGACTAGTAATCTCAAGAATCTATCAAAATTAGCATATCCTGTTGTCTTAGGTCAAATTGCTAACATGATTCTTCATTTCGTTGATAGATATTTTATAGCTATGCTCGGTGTAGATGAAGCAGCTGGTTCTAGTCTTTCCGGTGGTCTGATATGGGTTCTTATGAGTTTTACAATGCTTATTTCAGGTGGTACAGTAGCATATATTTCTAGAAGAGTAGGCGAAAAAGATTTTGTTAAGGCTGGAATTGGTGCAGAACAATCGGTTTTACTTTCAGTTTTTCTAGGAATCTTCTTAGGTTTAGTCTCTTTTATTTTCTCCGAACAACTAATTGGCTTTTATAATGCAACTCCTACTGTTACAGAAATAGGTATCGTATATTTCGATGTATTAGCTATTGGATTCCCTTTCTTAATTTCAGGAATGGTATTGGCTTCGGTTTTTCAGGCAGCAGGTGACACAAAAACACCAATGTTCATTTTTGCTGGTATGAGTGTAATGAATTTAATTCTCGATCCTGCATTTATTTTCGGCTTCCATTTAATTCCTCCTATGGGTGTGAAAGGAGCTGCTATAGCTTCAGTACTTTCGGAAGCTTGTGCCTTCATAGCTATTTTATACATGATGATAAAATCTACAAAATTTAAAATTCAATTTAAAAATTTCTTTATAATTCATCGTGAAATTGCCTTTCGTATTTTAAGAATTGGCTTTTGGACTGGTCTTAATGGTTTTTCTAGACCACTTTCCGCTATATTTCTTCAAAAGGCCCTAGCCTATCACGGTACAAAAGCTATCGCAGCTTTCAGTTTTGGTATACAATGGATCTCTTTATACTTTGTTGTAATGGAAGGTGTAAGAGTAGCAGTTGCAACCCTAGTAGGTCAAAATCTTGGTGACAAAAATTATCCAGAGGTACATAATAGTGTCAAATCCGGATTAAAACTTGGAGTTTTAATAGTTATTTTATCTTTAATAGTAGGAATTCCTCTTAAAGAAACGGCAATTTCAATTTTTTCAAAAGATCCTGAAATAATTAAAATGGGATCATCATACCTTTTCATTGTAATCATTTCTTTAATTTTTGAAGTTCCTATGACTGTTTACGCTGCAGCCTTAAACGGTGCTGGAGATACCAAGCCGCCAATGATCATTGCTTTCATATCTAATTGGTTGGGAAAAATTAGCATAGCTTACATTTTCACTTATATCTTCAATTTCGGTGTAGATTGCGTATGGTGGGCTATTTCTGCTTCAATTGTAATTGAGGGAGTTGGAATGTGGATCTGGTTCAAACGAGGTACATGGATGAGAAGAGTTGTTTAGTAAAAAAGTTTAGTTTAGATTTTGGAAACTCACAAGTAATTGTCTAATAGATAGATAACTAAATCAAATAACCATAGAGTTTCCATATAAAATTAATTCGTAACAACTTCTAACACAGCTTTGACCCCACCTAAAATTTTGTGTAAACTCGTTATTTAGGCTATTTCCACCTCTTCAAATTTGGCAAAGTTTGATTCAGAATTTCCCTCGCTTCTTGTTCGTTCATACCCTCTTCTTTCATATACTGTACACAAATATTAATCATACTATCCATTGTAATTTCAGGAATAGTATACTTACCATTCTGATAACAATAAGTACAAAACTCATTTGTTTTTGTGCCATCTTCCAATGTTCCAAATAGATTTTCATTCTCCATTGGCATCCCACAGCTTTGACATAGATTCATAATACTCTCCTTAAGTTTAGTTCAAAGGAAATTTACAATCATAATTATGACATCATTATGTCGTATATAAAAATTATAAATCATAATTTGATAATGTGTTTTTAAGAATATCCTTCATCTTTTCTCTGGCATAATCAGGATTAAGTAATGTCAGGCTATCCCCAAAACCTAAGAAAAAATCATAAATCCAGCGATTTAGTGGGAGCCTAATTCGTAAGATTACAGTATTATCATTTGCCTGTTCAAACTCACTATCATCGAAATATAACTTAGCTTTCTTTATTCCATCTCCTCGAAAACTGAGAGTAAACTCTTCAGAATTTTTCTCGCTCCATTCTTTGTCAAAATCCAATTTAGAAAATTCTCGTCTGCAAAATCGTTCTTTTAAAACTTTAATTTCAGCAATTCTATTGATCCTAAACAATCTAAAATCCGATCTTAGAGAACAATATGCGTATAGATACCATACACCGGATTTATTAACAAGTTTATGAGGTTCAATTATTCTTTCAGTTTTGTCAAAATCACTTGAATTATACACTATAGCTATTTTATTGCTTTGATCAATACAATCAGATATAGTTGATATTCTGTCCTTTAACTTTTTAGAAAACCCCCATTGGGAAAAATCAAATTCAATCTTATCATTTTGAAAACATGAATCTTTCTTTACTGTGGAAATTTTAGATATGGTGTTTTTTAACTTCACACTGTCTAATCCAGATGAAACTCCAGACAAAAGTTTCATTATAAGGTCTGCTTCTTCGTCTGTAAAAAAACTTTTGTCAATTTTGTAATTTTTATCAATAAAATAACCACCATCCTTACCTCTTTCAGAAAAAACTGGTATTCCGGAAGCACTTATTGCATCTATATCACGTTGAATGGTACGGATGTTAACATCGTAATAATCGGCAAGTTCTTTGGCTGTTATTCTGTTTTTCGTTGCAAGAGTAAGTACAATACCTAAAAGCCTATCACTTTTCATAATCTTTCAACCTAAAACCTTTTTTTTAAAGCCCAATTATATTGTTTTTCATCAAATAACTTATCAATATATGTTTTAGTTATTCTAATTGTATCTATCGGTTTATCTGTTGAATCAGTTTTAGTATAGTTGATTTTATCTACCACTTCCAAGCCCAAAACTACCCGCCCAAAAACAGTATACTCTCCGTCAAGCTGATGTTGTGGTCTTACACAAATGTAAAACTGAGATCCTGATGATTTTTTTTCAGGATTTACTTCATCGGCTGTTCTTGCCATTGCCACGGCACCTCTGAAGTGAATTCTTGATATCTCGCTTTCAATTTCTTCTCCTTTATTTCCAGATCCCCAATCTTTTGATTTCTCCCCTTTTGTATTTGGGTCACCGGTTTGTATCATAAATCCTGGAATAACCCTGTGAAAAGCGAGACCTTCATATGATCTGTTTTTTATCAGCTTTATGAAATTTTCACAATGTTTCGGTGCATCATTTTTGAACAACTCTATAATAACATCTCCGCTATCTGTCTGTAAAACACAGACATCAATTAAAAAATCCTCTTTTTCAATAGCTGATAATTTCAAAAAAAATATTAAAATTAATAAAAATCTCATTCCTCCTCCTTTTCAATTGAGTAAATATAGTTAAATTATTTTTTATGAATATCATTTTTATTAAAATTATTATATATTTAGAGAAAATTTGGAGGTTAATTTGAAAATTAAGGTTTTACTTATACTCATTATAAGTCTTATAGTATACTCTGTTCCACCATTTTGGGAATTTCAGACTACAGAGAACAATCATTCTGTTTTTATTTTATCTGAAGCAAATCCAAGAATTAACACAACACCTCTGGTTGAAGGTGATTATATTGGAGTTTTTTACGAAAATGATGGATTACACTATTGCTGTGGATATACAGCTTTTATACCGAATACTACTCTAAGCTTAAGTGCATGGGGTGATGACAATTCTACACCTGAAAAGGATGGACTGGCAAATGGTGAAACTTTTAAATGGAAAATTTTTCAAGCATCAACAGGATTTGTTTACAGTGCAAATGCAACCTACGCTCCTATTGGTGGACCGCTTTACAACCAAACGTCTAATTACGCAACAGATGGAATAAGCGGAATTACTGATTTAATTGGTCAAGGAGTATCAATTGAAGAACAAAAGCCATCTTCAAGTATTTTAATCAAAAACTATCCCAATCCCTTCAATCCTGAAACAGTGATAAGCTTCGAACTTAAAGGTAGAGAGTATGTAAAACTTGCAGTTTACAATGCTAAAGGCGAATTGATAAGATCACTTGTAAACGGAATATTGAACCCTGGTAAACATGTAACTTCATTTAATGCTTCAGATTTAAACTCTGGGATTTATTATTATATTTTCACGGCAGGTGAGGAAAAACATTCTGGAAAAATGGTTCTTGTGAAATAGTGACATCCATTGTTAAAAAAAGTTTATTTGCTTATATCTAAAATAAACAATATTTCGTAGCATTTTATCTTGTTAAGGAGTATAGTCTAAAATTTTTTATTTTTGAATTAGTATATTAATTATTGAACCTTTTACTTCTTAAAAAAAGAACTAATCCAAGTATACTTGGAATTACAACATTTATTGAAAATAATAAAAAACCTGAAGCTACTCCAGATTCAATTGGAATTAAAAAGATTTTACAAGAATAAGCCGCAGCACTTTCTCTAATACCTACATCACCAAAACTAATTGGAAGAAGAGATTTTAAAAATATAGAGAACCAAGAAACTTCTAAATTTATTAAAAAAGATGAGCCATTGAAAGCTTTTAACAATAATGCTAACTGAGTAGAATAAGTCAAAAATAGGAATAATGAACCTATCGTAAGCTGAAGAAATCTCACTTTACCTGCCGTCTTGTAAAAACCTGTAACTTTTCCTAAGTTTCTCACTAGATTATTATTCTTGTTCTTGTATCTGTTAAATATCACAACAACTATGCTGAAAAAAGTTATTAGACAAATCACAGGAATTATGATACGATTTATGATACTACTATTGTCTAGATTGTTTCCAATTGATAAAACTGGAGGCAAAGCAAATACTAAGATCCATATTGAATCAAGAATTTTCTCATAAAATGTACCCCCTGCCATTTCAAACTTATCTTCATTTTTAATTAACAGAAATTTTGCCATCTCACCTGTTTTCCCTGGAGTAACAAAGCCCATCAAAATTCCTATTAACGATGTTTCTAGAATCATATATATTGGTGTTCTTTTTTTTTCTACTGATCTAAGTATTACATACCACTTATAAACTTGGAAAAAAATATTTACTGGTAGTAATAATAAAGCAAAAAGAAGATATTTTGTATCCATTTTGATTATGTTACTTTTCAATTCATCTACATTTATCTCAGCAAAAAGAAAAATTACAATAATTAATGTTACTAATAATTTGATAATGATAATAGTATTTTTTTTTCTCAATTTTGCTCCAAATTTATCGGTGTAATATCTGCAAATTTGTTTTAAAAACAAGCAAAATAATATTTAACTTGCATAGATTTTCTATATTAAATATATTTTACCTTCAATGCAAGCACGACGATGATTGCTAAATATAGATTAAGAGATAAATTAACCCGGAGGGTGCTGTGGAAGAATATCTAATAGTAAATGCAAACGTTCTTACTTTTGGTTTTAAGAATAGATATATAGCCGATGCAGCAATACACATCGGCAGAGGTGTTATTCTAGATTTTGGAACACGTAAAGAGATGGAAATTAAACATCCCACTCTAGAAAAACTAGATATGGGCGGAAAGGTTGTAATGCCGGGTTTCGTAGATCTTCATAATCATCTTTACAGTGGTTTTTTTCAAAATATGCCAATTGAACTTGGTTCTGTAAAAAATTACAATGAATTTATGAATAAATTCTGGTGGAAATTGACTGACAAATTATCATCTGACGGAATTTTTTATTCAGCAGTTAAGGGTATTATTAAAGCCATTAAATCTGGCACTACTACCATATTCAATCTTCATTCTAGTCCTAATTGCATAGATGATTCTCTTAATGACGTTGCGGATGCTTTTCTAGACACAGGTATGAGAGGTGTAATAGCATATGAGATCAGCAATAGAAAAGGCGAAAAAGACGCTGAAAAAATGTTTGAAGTAAATGCTAATTTTGTAACTCAAAATGCATCTAATTCTCTCATTAATGGAATGATAGGTCTATACAATGTAAACGAAGTTTCAGATGCTTTACTAACTAAAATTAGTAATTTTGGCAAGAAAACTGGTTGCGGACTTATGCTGCATCTCTCAGAGACTGGTACAGAAGATGACTATTCAATTGCTAAATTCAAAAAATACACAATTGACAGATTGAATGATCATGGTCTACTTAATGCAAAAACTCTTCTTGTTGGTGCAAATAATTTGGATGAATACGAAGCTGATGTCTTGGTCCGAACTGAAGCAAATGTGGTGCTAACTCCTTCATCTTCTCTTTACAAGAGCTTTGAATTTCCTCCAATTGATTTGTATGTCGATAAAAATATTCCGTTAAGTTTCGGTACTGACGGTATTTTTCACTCAATATCTGGTGAAGCTGATTTTGCTAACAGACTTTTTAAGCAACACTTGAATACTTTTGATAGAGGGAATAAGGAAGTAAGCAATATATTGATGAATACAAATTATAAAATTGCTAATAAATTTGTTTCAAGAGTAATTGGAGAAATAAAACCAGGTGCAGCTGCTGATCTTATAGCTGTTGATTACCATCCAGAGATTGAAATTAACGATGAAAATCTGTACACTCATTTGATGTTCGGTATTTTACAATCAAGAATTGATACCACAATAGTTGATGGCAAAGTTCTTATGAAAGATTACAAGCTAGTTGAACTTGATATTGATGACATCTTAGAACATTGTAAAACTTTTGCAAATGATTTCAACAGATAGGACAGAATGATGAACAATTTCAAACTGTTTATTATACTGGCTTTTATAACACTTTTTTCCTGTACTAAAGACAAGCAGATCTATAAAAGATCTACTGAGAATAAAAGAAAAGAGGAAATTAGACAATTGAATACTTCCGATTCACTGGCGACTGATCTTCTGAAGATAATTGATGAATCTGGAGTTGATGAATGCTATCCTTTCTTTGTAGAGAAATCAAATACGATTTATTTTCAAAGAAAGTTAAGAGACGGTTTTTGGACTATAGCTAAGAAAAAATTAGATAAAGATACTGTTATAGTTCAAATCTATGACGACAATTCCAATTGTACGAATCCTGTAGTCGATAATGATGGTAGGTACATCGCTTACCTTTCTGACAGGTATGGTATAACAGACAAAGACGGTTTCAAATACAGGGATGTTATTCTGTATGATTCTGATCTAAAGATTTCAAAAGTATTAAGTGATAGAATTTCTGATAACTATTCAGTTAAAATTAATGGTGCTAAAATTTATTTTATCTCTAATACAAAGGATAAACTAAAACTAGCTTACGACAAAAATGAAAAACTAACTTTATTTTGTTATAATTTAGAAACCAAATCATTGGAAGAAATTGTTTTAAATTATAGTTTTTTTGATTATTATCCATCAGGAAATTTCGTCTGTTTTATTGACAATGAGTTTAAGTTGAAATATGGCACGGTAGATGATATAAAAACTTTTGATATTGATGGATATTGTGGAGACCCGATTGTTTCTGGTGATAAAATTTTTATATCACATAGGAACGAAAATATAATGGATTTCTATTATTTAGATATTAATACAGGCACAAAAACTAAAATGGAATATTTTGGTGGTTTCGGTGGATATTTCCCTGTAAAAGACAGATTGTTTTTCCATAAAAAAAGTGGAAATGATTTTGGAATTTATTCCAATTTAATAAAATAGTGGATAGAGAATGATTGAAAAGCTGGAGAATATACTTGAAAAGTTCAATGATCTTACTGAGAGTCTTTCAGATCCAGATGTAATTTCTGATATGACAAAATTCAGAGCGATTGGTAAGGAGCGTTCACAACTTGAGCCAATAGTTGAAAAATTTTCTGAGTATAAAAAGGTTGTTAGTGACTTAGAAGGGGCTAAAGAGGTTTTAAGCCTTGAAGAGGATCCTGAAATGAAAGAAATGGCTAAGATGGAAATTGATGATTTGGAAGAAAAATCAAAAGTTCTTTATGAAGATCTTAAATTTCTGTTGATACCAAAAGATCCCAACGATTCTAGAGATTGTTATCTAGAAATTCGTGCTGGAACCGGTGGTGAAGAAGCTGGCTTATTTGCACAAGATCTTCTAAGAATGTACCAGAAATATGCCGAATCTCAAAGATGGTCGTTTGAAATTGCTGACCTAAACGAAACGGGAATTGGTGGTATAAAGGAAGTTGTTGTTGAGATAAAAGGTGAAGAAGTATACGGTAAAATGAAATTCGAATCTGGCGTTCATAGGGTTCAAAGAGTTCCTCAAACTGAAACTCAAGGAAGAGTTCATACAAGTGCTGCAACTGTGGCTGTTATGCCTGAGTTTGAAGCTGAAGAGATTAAGATTGACCCAAAAGATCTTAAGATAGATACTTATCGTTCTTCTGGAGCTGGTGGTCAGCACGTTAATAAAACTGACTCAGCTATAAGAATAACTCACCTTCCAACCAATACAGTAGTAACTTGTCAAAATGAAAGATCTCAGCATAAAAACAAAGACAGTGCTATGAAAATGTTAGCTTCAAGACTACAAGAGGTTGAAGATGAAAGAGCAAGAGCTAATGAGTCTTCAACAAGAAAATCACTTGTTGGTACAGGAGACAGGTCTGCAAAGATCAGAACTTATAATTACCCTCAGGGTAGAATGACTGATCACAGAATTGGACTTACTTTGTATAAACTTGACCAAATCATGAATGGAGATATTGGTGAAATTGTCGAAGCTTTGATTCTTGCCGATAGAACAGAGAGATTACAACAAACTCAAAATGAAGAGATGTAAAAAAAATCCCGGGTTCCGGGATTTTTTTTTACTTTATCATCTTATCATCTCAATATAGAACTTTTACATTATTCTCTATGAATTGCTTAGGCACGATTTTAGCTTGACATATCGCTCTGTTTTCAATAGCTTATAGAAAGCAATTGGAAAATTAGTACTTGGAGAAATTATGTTGAAAACCGGATTGAGCACATCACTTAAACTAGAAACTAGAATAGATCCGGCATTAATTTTGAGATCAGAATTACTTGAGCTCCCCTTACTTCAATTAGACAATAGAATTCAATTAGAATTATCAGTCAATCCTTTTTTAGTCACAGATTTAGAATTTGATGAAGGTCTCGAAATATCCACTACTGAAACTAAAAACGAAGAGAAGACAGATGATTTTGACTGGGAAGAATATGTAAAAGACTTTTCAAATTATGAAGACAATTATCCAACAATGTACGATAAAGATAAAGATGAGATTGAGTTCCAACCTCCAGTAGAAACAACTCTTGAAGATTCTCTTATACTTCAACTTAGTGATGGTAATTTTAACGAATTAGAACAAGAAATTGCTAAGGAGATTATTGGAAACATTGATAATGATGGGTATTTAGCTTGTCCTCTGTATGATATATCAAGGAATTTTGATGGAATTGACGAAGAAACAGTGGAGAATGTTCTAAAAAAAGTTCAATTGTTAGATCCCGTAGGAATAGCCTCAAGAGACGTGAGAGAGTGCCTATTGACCCAATTATTGAATCAAGAACTCTATATGGAAGATTCTTTAATTGTGCTAAGAGATTACTATAATGATTTTGTCAATAAACGCTATGAAAAAATTATGAAACGCACTGGAATCGATAGAGATCAGATGCAAGAGGTAATAGAAGAGATTACTTCTTTAAATCCCAAGCCAGGGTCTTCCAGAAAAATCGATCAATGGGAAAAAACACACCAGAGTGTCGATAAGAAAGATTCCATAACTCCTGATTTCTTTGTTAGAGAAATTGATGGAGAAATCACAATTTTACTCAATGACTCATTTGTTCCAAATCTTGCCATTAATCAACAATACAGCAATTTAATTCTTTCAAATACAACTGAAAAAACTACTAAAGACTTTGTGAAACGTAAGCTTGAATCTGCCAGATGGTTCATTAACGCAATTGCTCAAAGAAAAAACACTTTGAGAAAGGTAATGCTTTCAATAGTTAAGTTTCAGGAAGATTTCTTTAGAAAAGGACCTGAACAGATCAAACCTCTCATATTAAAAGATGTTGCAGAAGATATTGAAATGGATGTAGCTACCGTTTCAAGATGTACAAAAGAAAAGTATGTTGATACTGAATATGGAATTTTTGAATTGAAGTATTTTTTTACGGATAAGCTTGCGACTGTGGACGGAGATGATGTTTCAACAACAGTTGTAAAGGAGAGGATTAGAGCTATCATAGATAAAGAGGATAAGAAAAATCCTTTTTCAGATCAAACTATATCAGAACTCCTAAGAGAAGAGGGTCATACGGCTGCAAGAAGAACAGTTCAAAAATATAGGGAACAAATGGCAATTCCTGTTGCAAGACTTAGAAAAGATATTTTCTAGATTCTAAAATTTAAAATTATATAATTTTTTAGATTCATTCATAAATAAATGATATTGTAGTATAAAGAAACAAGTATTACAAAATCTTTAACAATAACTACAATCTAGTTGTAAAACTTATCTGTCAATCATTTCAGACAAACTCTTTAGCAAAACACATCTTTATATAACTTTAGCACTGTTAGAGATAAATACAACTACCTATCTGAGAACTATATCATCAAATAAATAATGGTCAAACATCAATACTTGAATGAATCATTTTCTCGTTCTACTTTCAATAATTCAACAGCACATATAGCAATACTCCTAATAAAATCTATTAATCAAATATAGCTTTTACGTATTCTTTTGGATCAAAGATTTTAATATCATCTATCTTCTCCCCTATTCCAATAAATTTGATAGGAATATCAAGTTCTTGATTTATCGCTATTGCTACACCACCTTTTGCTGTTCCATCAAGCTTTGTTAGCACTAGCCCAGTAACACCTGAACTTAAATTAAAGTTTCTAGCCTGACTAACAGCATTCTGACCTGTAGTTGCATCCAAAACAAGTAGAACTTCGTGAGGAGATTCTTCATTTAATTTCGTTAAAACTTTAGTAATTTTTTCAAGTTCTTTCATAAGATTTACTTTATTATGCAATCGTCCTGCAGTATCAATCAATACGACATCACAATCTCTGGCTACAGCAGCTTCGTAAGCATTATATGCCACTGCAGCAGGATCAGAGTTCATTTGATTCTTAACAAATTCAGCACCTGCTCTTTTAGCCCAGGTCTCCAATTGTTCTATAGCTGCCGCCCTAAAGGTATCAGCAGCTCCGATTAATACTTTTTTCCCTATTTTCTTGTAATAATGGGCTAATTTACCTATAGTTGTGGTCTTACCATTACCATTTACACCAACAACCAAAATAACGTAAGGTTTCTTGTCAAACTTACCATCAACAAGATTATCATCACATTTAACAAGTTTAACGATTTCTTCCGAAA
This Candidatus Delongbacteria bacterium DNA region includes the following protein-coding sequences:
- a CDS encoding amidohydrolase family protein — translated: MEEYLIVNANVLTFGFKNRYIADAAIHIGRGVILDFGTRKEMEIKHPTLEKLDMGGKVVMPGFVDLHNHLYSGFFQNMPIELGSVKNYNEFMNKFWWKLTDKLSSDGIFYSAVKGIIKAIKSGTTTIFNLHSSPNCIDDSLNDVADAFLDTGMRGVIAYEISNRKGEKDAEKMFEVNANFVTQNASNSLINGMIGLYNVNEVSDALLTKISNFGKKTGCGLMLHLSETGTEDDYSIAKFKKYTIDRLNDHGLLNAKTLLVGANNLDEYEADVLVRTEANVVLTPSSSLYKSFEFPPIDLYVDKNIPLSFGTDGIFHSISGEADFANRLFKQHLNTFDRGNKEVSNILMNTNYKIANKFVSRVIGEIKPGAAADLIAVDYHPEIEINDENLYTHLMFGILQSRIDTTIVDGKVLMKDYKLVELDIDDILEHCKTFANDFNR
- the prfA gene encoding peptide chain release factor 1 is translated as MIEKLENILEKFNDLTESLSDPDVISDMTKFRAIGKERSQLEPIVEKFSEYKKVVSDLEGAKEVLSLEEDPEMKEMAKMEIDDLEEKSKVLYEDLKFLLIPKDPNDSRDCYLEIRAGTGGEEAGLFAQDLLRMYQKYAESQRWSFEIADLNETGIGGIKEVVVEIKGEEVYGKMKFESGVHRVQRVPQTETQGRVHTSAATVAVMPEFEAEEIKIDPKDLKIDTYRSSGAGGQHVNKTDSAIRITHLPTNTVVTCQNERSQHKNKDSAMKMLASRLQEVEDERARANESSTRKSLVGTGDRSAKIRTYNYPQGRMTDHRIGLTLYKLDQIMNGDIGEIVEALILADRTERLQQTQNEEM
- the rpoN gene encoding RNA polymerase factor sigma-54 — its product is MLKTGLSTSLKLETRIDPALILRSELLELPLLQLDNRIQLELSVNPFLVTDLEFDEGLEISTTETKNEEKTDDFDWEEYVKDFSNYEDNYPTMYDKDKDEIEFQPPVETTLEDSLILQLSDGNFNELEQEIAKEIIGNIDNDGYLACPLYDISRNFDGIDEETVENVLKKVQLLDPVGIASRDVRECLLTQLLNQELYMEDSLIVLRDYYNDFVNKRYEKIMKRTGIDRDQMQEVIEEITSLNPKPGSSRKIDQWEKTHQSVDKKDSITPDFFVREIDGEITILLNDSFVPNLAINQQYSNLILSNTTEKTTKDFVKRKLESARWFINAIAQRKNTLRKVMLSIVKFQEDFFRKGPEQIKPLILKDVAEDIEMDVATVSRCTKEKYVDTEYGIFELKYFFTDKLATVDGDDVSTTVVKERIRAIIDKEDKKNPFSDQTISELLREEGHTAARRTVQKYREQMAIPVARLRKDIF